From one bacterium genomic stretch:
- a CDS encoding SOS response-associated peptidase, with translation MCGRYTLTRPTDTLATLFQMKGNFGILPRHNIAPGQFVPALRNREGGGQELALFRWGLIPSWAKTPDIGARTINARAETLGEKPSFRAAYRRRRCLIPADGFYEWAKAGPKKIPHYIHLQNHAPFAFAGLWERWQGPNGEEMETCTIVTTEANELLAPLHPRMPVIMSAADYGRWLDPREENTKYVQSRLRPYPAEEMAHRPVGTKVNDTRNDGPECLEGPAAAPVQRELGL, from the coding sequence ATGTGCGGGCGCTACACCCTGACCCGGCCGACGGACACGCTGGCCACCCTGTTCCAGATGAAAGGGAACTTCGGCATCTTGCCGCGGCACAACATCGCGCCGGGCCAGTTCGTCCCCGCGCTGCGGAACCGAGAGGGCGGCGGGCAGGAACTCGCCCTCTTCCGATGGGGGCTGATTCCCTCGTGGGCGAAAACGCCCGACATCGGCGCCCGGACCATCAACGCCCGGGCGGAGACTTTGGGCGAGAAGCCCTCCTTCCGGGCCGCCTACCGGAGAAGGCGCTGCCTCATCCCGGCGGACGGCTTCTACGAGTGGGCGAAGGCGGGCCCGAAAAAAATCCCCCACTACATCCATCTCCAGAATCATGCCCCCTTCGCCTTCGCCGGGCTCTGGGAGCGCTGGCAGGGGCCGAACGGAGAGGAGATGGAAACCTGCACCATCGTCACCACCGAGGCGAATGAACTCCTCGCCCCGCTCCATCCCCGGATGCCGGTTATCATGTCCGCCGCCGATTACGGCCGCTGGCTCGATCCCCGGGAGGAGAACACGAAGTACGTCCAGTCCCGGCTCCGCCCCTATCCCGCGGAGGAGATGGCCCACCGCCCGGTCGGCACGAAGGTCAACGACACGCGCAACGACGGGCCGGAATGTCTGGAGGGACCCGCGGCGGCGCCTGTCCAGAGAGAGCTGGGCCTCTAG
- a CDS encoding D-isomer specific 2-hydroxyacid dehydrogenase family protein, which yields MTQKDHKMSRFRVVTPYMPSLNSLRGRPISAEIQARIDAALDEEQIESIYEPDEEKRLAALEEADVYLCRNEPLPKGIFDRAKKLRLIHAGTNYGERIDMAAAAKAGVAVTAFSRPIVDSVTDHSMALLLYLVRNLPEAVRAVREGTGAPLSPVRADGSCYNWPQVQGTRTLRGMRLGILGMGELGRAFAERARGFAMDISYWNRSPLPDEVNEKTGSNPVDADTLYKTSDVLFVGVGMRPDTRGIVGEKEIRAMPKGSILINIGRGPLVDQDAMLAAIEDGQLAGAGLDVFDPEPFPVDHPIAQHPRIVPTPHIAGGDDANLVSELEAFYRGAHWLLEGGTPQNIVNGVKWAG from the coding sequence TTGACGCAGAAGGATCACAAGATGAGCCGCTTTCGTGTTGTCACTCCTTACATGCCCTCGCTCAACTCCCTGCGGGGCCGCCCGATCTCTGCTGAAATCCAGGCTCGCATCGACGCCGCCCTCGATGAAGAGCAGATCGAATCGATCTACGAGCCCGACGAGGAGAAAAGACTCGCGGCGCTCGAGGAAGCGGACGTCTATCTGTGCCGGAACGAGCCGCTGCCGAAGGGCATCTTCGATCGGGCCAAGAAACTGCGCCTGATTCACGCGGGAACGAACTACGGCGAGCGCATCGACATGGCGGCCGCGGCCAAAGCGGGTGTGGCCGTCACCGCCTTCTCCCGCCCCATCGTGGACTCGGTGACCGACCACAGCATGGCCCTTCTCCTTTACTTGGTGCGAAATCTCCCCGAAGCCGTGAGGGCCGTCCGCGAGGGAACCGGCGCGCCGCTCTCCCCCGTGCGCGCGGACGGGAGCTGCTACAACTGGCCCCAGGTGCAGGGGACCCGGACCCTGCGCGGCATGCGCCTCGGCATCCTCGGGATGGGCGAGCTCGGCCGCGCCTTCGCCGAGCGCGCGCGCGGCTTCGCGATGGACATCTCCTACTGGAACCGCTCGCCGCTTCCGGATGAGGTGAACGAAAAAACGGGAAGCAATCCCGTGGATGCGGACACGCTCTACAAGACCTCGGACGTTCTGTTTGTCGGGGTGGGGATGCGGCCCGACACCCGCGGGATTGTCGGGGAGAAGGAGATCCGCGCCATGCCGAAAGGGTCCATCCTCATCAACATCGGGCGCGGGCCCCTCGTGGATCAGGACGCCATGCTGGCCGCGATCGAGGACGGGCAACTCGCCGGGGCGGGACTCGATGTCTTCGACCCCGAGCCCTTCCCGGTGGATCATCCCATCGCCCAGCACCCGCGCATCGTGCCGACCCCCCACATCGCGGGCGGGGACGACGCCAACCTCGTGAGCGAGCTGGAAGCCTTCTACCGGGGCGCCCACTGGCTGCTCGAGGGAGGAACTCCGCAGAACATCGTCAACGGCGTGAAGTGGGCCGGATAG
- a CDS encoding dihydroxy-acid dehydratase produces MKGINKGLTNYGDPGFSAFVRGAYARGFGLTETDLDRPIIGIAQTWSELNPCHRHLREVAEAVKRGVWQAGGLPLEFPTISLGELYLSPTAMLFRNLLSMDTEEMIKGQPLDGVVLLGGCDKTLPAQLMGAASAGVPALAVSAGPMIGGRLEGKKLGACSDCRGLWNEYRAGAFDDARLDTIQGELFPSAGHCMVMGTASTMASLTEALGMMLPGLAAIPAVNSRRLRLAEESGRRIVRMVEENLTPDKILTPAAFDNAIRVLMAIGGSTNAVVHLPAIAGRLGIPLPLDRFDELSRTTPLLSLVRPTGGEFLMEDLAEAGGIPTVMKELEPLLEGGAMTITGKTVAENLAGVPRAQDWQEVIVPRERPLSAEGGIAVLRGSLAPDGAVIKVSAASPDKLTHTGKAVVFSSQEDMIRRIDDPDLPATAESVFVLQNTGPVGAPGFPEAGFLPIPKKLLEAGVRDIVRISDARMSGTAGGTTVLHVAPEAAVGGPLALVRDGDEILLDVPNRRLDLLVSEEELARRRAKWQAPPAAYVRGYGRLFLDHVLQAPEGCDFDFLTHQP; encoded by the coding sequence TCGCCCAGACCTGGAGCGAGCTGAATCCCTGCCACCGCCACCTGCGCGAGGTGGCCGAGGCGGTCAAGCGGGGCGTCTGGCAGGCGGGCGGGCTGCCACTGGAGTTTCCCACCATTTCGCTGGGCGAGCTCTATCTTTCGCCGACCGCCATGCTCTTCCGCAATCTCCTCTCGATGGACACCGAGGAGATGATCAAGGGACAGCCCCTGGACGGCGTCGTTCTCCTCGGGGGGTGCGACAAAACACTCCCCGCCCAGCTCATGGGCGCGGCCAGCGCAGGGGTTCCCGCCCTCGCCGTCTCGGCGGGCCCGATGATCGGCGGCCGCCTCGAGGGGAAAAAGCTCGGCGCCTGCTCGGACTGCCGCGGGCTGTGGAACGAGTACCGCGCCGGCGCCTTCGATGACGCACGCCTCGATACCATCCAGGGAGAGCTCTTTCCCTCGGCCGGGCACTGCATGGTGATGGGCACCGCCAGCACCATGGCTTCGCTGACCGAAGCGCTCGGGATGATGCTGCCCGGCCTCGCCGCCATTCCCGCGGTGAATTCGCGCCGCCTCCGCCTCGCCGAAGAAAGCGGAAGGCGCATCGTCCGGATGGTGGAGGAAAACCTCACCCCGGACAAAATCCTCACCCCCGCGGCCTTCGACAACGCCATCCGCGTCCTGATGGCCATCGGTGGCTCGACGAACGCGGTCGTCCACCTGCCCGCCATCGCCGGAAGACTCGGGATACCGCTTCCGCTCGATCGCTTCGATGAACTCTCCCGCACCACCCCCCTGCTTTCCCTCGTGCGGCCGACGGGAGGGGAGTTTCTCATGGAAGATTTGGCCGAGGCGGGCGGCATCCCCACCGTCATGAAAGAGCTCGAACCGCTTCTCGAGGGGGGAGCGATGACCATCACGGGAAAGACCGTCGCCGAAAATCTCGCCGGCGTTCCGCGCGCCCAGGACTGGCAGGAGGTGATCGTGCCGCGCGAGCGGCCGCTCTCGGCAGAGGGCGGCATCGCCGTCCTGCGCGGCTCCCTCGCCCCCGATGGTGCCGTCATCAAGGTATCGGCCGCCTCCCCGGACAAGCTGACCCACACCGGAAAGGCCGTGGTCTTCTCCTCGCAGGAGGACATGATCCGGCGAATCGACGACCCGGACCTTCCCGCCACGGCCGAGAGCGTTTTCGTTCTGCAGAACACCGGTCCTGTCGGCGCCCCCGGTTTTCCCGAGGCGGGCTTTCTACCGATTCCCAAAAAACTGCTCGAGGCAGGGGTGCGCGACATCGTGCGCATCTCGGATGCCCGGATGAGTGGAACCGCGGGCGGCACCACCGTGCTGCACGTCGCGCCCGAGGCGGCCGTGGGCGGCCCGCTCGCCCTTGTGCGGGATGGGGACGAGATTCTCCTCGATGTGCCGAACCGGCGGCTCGACCTCCTCGTTTCCGAAGAAGAACTCGCCCGGCGGCGCGCCAAGTGGCAGGCGCCCCCCGCCGCCTACGTGCGGGGCTACGGTCGCCTCTTCCTGGACCATGTGCTTCAGGCGCCGGAGGGGTGCGACTTCGATTTCCTCACCCATCAACCCTGA